The Lysobacterales bacterium region ATGTGACTGCCGGCCCAGGCTGGACGTTCCTCAGCAATCACACCCACGTGCTGGTCGCGCTGGCTGCCGAACCTGACCTCACCCTGCGCGATATCGCCCAACGGGTCGGCATCACCGAGCGCGGCGTGATCCGCATCGTCGAGGAGCTGGAGCAGGGCGGCGTGTTGAGTCGCGAGCGCGAGGGCCGGCGGAACCGCTACGCGCTGAACCTCGACGCTTCGCTGCGGCATCCGCTGGAGCAGCACTGCCGGATCGGCGAGCTGCTGGATCTGATCTTGCGCCGATAGCTCTTCCCGGATAGCCACGCGCGGTGTGCTGGATCGAAGGCCGCAAACGCAGAAGGCCCCGCACGGCGGGGCCTTCTGCTGTCAAATCTGAGGCCAGCGATCAGTCGCCGCGACGCGAGGCCTGCTTGCGCTCGTTCTCGGTGCGGTGCTTCTTGCGCAGGCGGATCGCCACCGGGGTGATCTCGACCAGCTCGTCGTCGTCGATGAACTCCAACGCCTGCTCCAGCGAGAACTTGATCGGCGGGATCAGGCCTTCGTCGTGGTCCTTGCCGGAGGCGCGGAAGTTGGTCAGCTGCTTGCCGCGCAGGGCATTGACGGTGAGGTCGTTGTCCTTCGAGTGGATGCCGACGATCTGACCTTCGTAGATCTCTTCACCCGGGTCCAGGAACAGACGACCGCGCTCCTGCATCGCGATCTGCGCGTAGGCCGGCGACGGCCCGGTGCCGTTCGAGATCAGCACGCCGTTCTGGCGCTGACCGATGGTGCCTTCGGCCTTGGGGCCGTAGTGGTCGAACACATGGAACAGCAGGCCGGTGCCGGCGGTAATCGTGCGGAATTCGGTCTGGAAGCCGATCAGCCCGCGCGCCGGGATCATGAAGTCCATGCGCACGCGGCCCTTGCCGTCGGGCTCCATGTTCTGCAGCAGCGCCTTGCGCTCGCCCAGACGCGACATCACGCCGCCCTGGTACTGCTCTTCGAGGTCGACCACCAGGCTTTCGATCGGCTCCATGATCTGGCCGTCGACGTCCTTCAGGATCACTTCCGGGCGCGACACCGCCAGCTCGTAGCCCTCGCGGCGCATGGTTTCGATCAGGATCGACAGGTGCAGCTCGCCGCGGCCGCTGACCTTGAATTTGTCCGCGTCCTCGGTGTCCTCGACTTTCAGCGCGACGTTGTGCTGGGTCTCGCGGATCAGACGGTCGCGCAGCTGGCGGCTGGTCAGGAACTTGCCGCCGGAGCGCTCTTTCACGCCAGCAAACGGCGAGTCGTTGACCTGGAAGGTCATGCTGATGGTCGGCTCATCAACGGTCAGCACCGGCAGCTGCTCGGCGTTGCCCTGCTCGCAGACGGTCTCGGAGATGCCAAGGCCTTCGATGCCCGAAATGGCGATGATGTCGCCGGCCTGTGCCTCTTTGACTTCGTGCCGCTGCAGGCCGTGGAAGCCCAGCACCTGCAGCACCTTGCCGTTGCGGGGTTTGCCGTCGCGGTCGATCACGGTGACCGGCATGTTGGTGCGGATCTTGCCGCGCTGGACGCGGCCGACGCCGATGATGCCGACGTAGCTGTTGTAGTCGAGGCTGGTGATGCGCATCTGGAACGGCCCGTCCATGTTGACCGGCGGCGGCGCCACGTGCTTGATGATGGCCTCGAACAGCGGGGTCATGTCGCCGCCGCGTACGTCTTCCGTCAGGCCAGCGTAGCCGTTCAAACCGGAGGCATAGACCACCGGGAAATCAAGCTGCTCGTCGGTCGCACCGAGGCGGTCGAACAGATCGAAGGTCTGGTTCAGCACCCAGTCCGGGCGCGCACCGGGGCGGTCGACCTTGTTGATCACCACGATCGGCCTGAAGCCCATCGCAAACGCCTTCTGGGTGACGAAGCGAGTCTGCGGCATGGGCCCGTCCATGGCGTCGACCAGGATCAGCACCGAGTCCACCATCGACAGCACGCGCTCGACCTCGCCGCCGAAGTCGGCATGGCCCGGGGTGTCGACGATGTTGATGCGGTACTCCTCGCCGGCCGGCGAAGTCCAGCGGATCGCCGTGTTCTTGGAGAGGATGGTGATGCCGCGCTCCTTCTCCAGATCGTTCGAGTCCATCACGCGCTCGGCGACTTTCTCGCGCTCGCCGAAGGTGCCGGACTGCTTGAGCAGCTGGTCGACGAGGGTGGTCTTGCCGTGGTCGACGTGAGCGACGATGGCGATGTTGCGCAGGTTCTGGATCATGGGGCACGGCCTAGAGCGAGCCACGCAAGCGTCGCGGATCGCGGATGGAAAGAAGTGTTCGGGCAGGTCTCGCGCACACGCTGCGGCTGGCACTCGGCCAGGGCAAGCGGTTAGGGGGGACAACGCGCGCTCGGAAGACGCATGTGACCTGCCGCCCGCGGCCAGTCATCACTGGCGCTTGACGCGGCGCGGCATTATACCGGCCCGCGCCTGACAAGCCAGTTGCAGCGGGGCGGGATGGCTTATCCTTGCGGGCTGTCATTCATCGGGAGGTCCCCATGTCCGAGCTCATCGCCCACTTCGCCACCGCCAAAGGCCCCATCCGCGTGAAGCTGCACGCCGAGGCCTGCCCGGTCACCGTCGCCAATTTCGTGAACCTCGTGCAGCGCGGGTTCTACAACGGCCTGAGCTTCCACCGGGTGATTGCTGACTTCATGATCCAGGGCGGCTGCCCGGAGGGCAGCGGTCGCGGCGGCCCCGGCTACCGCTTCGAGGACGAGTGCACGCCGAGCCTGCGCCACGAGCGCGGGGTGCTGTCGATGGCCAATGCCGGCCCCGGCACCAACGGCAGCCAGTTCTTCATCACCCACGTGCCCTGCGGCTGGCTGGACGGCAAGCACACCGTGTTCGGCAAGGTGATCGATGCCGCCGATCAGAAGGTGGTGGATGCCATTGCTGGCGGCGACCGCATCGAGAGCGTGAGTATCGAGGGCCATGCTGCGGCGGTGTTGGCCGCGCAGGCCAAGCGCGTGGCCGAGTGGAATGCCATCCTGGACGCCCGTCGCCCCTGAGCTGCGCGAGCGCTTCTGGTGCCACAGGCGAAGCCCCGGGTCGCGCAGTGCCCCGGGGCTTCGCTGCATATGAGTCCCGGAAATGCGCGGCGAACCGGCTTTCGCGCTGCAGCTAGCCGCGCGGCCTAGAGAGAGTCCATCAAACCGGGCGACGGACGCGCCGGAAGGCGCGGCACCAGAGGGGCGGGGAATGGTGGGTCGTGAAGGATTCGAACCTTCGACCTACGGATTAAAAGTCCGCAGCTCTACCACTGAGCTAACGACCCGGGGATTCCCAGTTCAGAACACGAAGACGGCCTGGGCGTGCGCCCTGGCGTCAATCCTGCGCGGCAAGGCCGGCGAAGGGCCGCGCAGTGTAGTCAGGGGGCGACGCGGGCACAAGTTTGCGCCGAGCGCCGTCGGCCCGCCATTCATCCAAGGTAGCGCGTGGGATCGGCGACGCCTGCGGCCTCGAAGCCGGCCGCACGCAGCCGGCAGGCGTCGCAGTGACCGCAGGCACGGCCTTCGGCGTCGGCGCGGTAGCAGGACACGGTCTCACTGAAGTCCACGCCAAGCTCGATCCCGCGGCGGACGATGTCGGCCTTGCTCAGGTCGATCAGCGGCGCATGCACGCGCAGGCGTCGGCCCTCCACGCCGGCCTTGGTGGCCAGATTGCCCAGGCGCTCGAAGGCAGCGATGAATTCCGGGCGGCAATCGGGATAACCGGAGTAGTCCACCGCATTGACCCCGCAGAAAATGTCCTGCGCGCCCAGCACCTCGGCCCAGCCGAGCGCCGCGCTCAGCATGATGGTGTTGCGCGCCGGCACATAGGTGATCGGGATGCCCTCGCCGCCGTGTTCCGGCACCTCGATGTCATCCGTCAGCGCCGATCCGCCGATGCTGCGCAGGTCGATGTTGACGACCTTGTGCGCGACGGCGCCCAGCGACTTCGCCAGTTTCGCGGCTGCGGCCAGCTCGGACGTGTGGCGTTGGCCATAAGCCACGCTCAGTGCGTAGACCTCATGGCCCGCGGCGCGGGCGATGGCCAGCACGGTGGCGGAGTCCATGCCGCCGGAGAGGAGCACTACGGCTCGTGCTGGATTCATGGACGTTCAGCTCCTGTCATCGGGGCGATCGCAGATCGGAAAATCAAGGAATGGCGCAGCCATTGCCGTGGGCAAGTGTTGACGCCCAGCGGTGCCGAGTACTGCTCGATGTCGTTGCGTGCGGTCGCGAGGGAGGGAGTGGGCGGCCGGAACCCGCCCCTTGCGAATCCCAAATCCCGAATCCCCAATCCCGCGCGCGCAAGCGCGCTCAGCGACCCTGCGCCTCCCCCCACAGCTGCTTGTGCAGCTGCATTTGGAAGCGGATCGGCAGCTTCTCGGCCAGCAACCACTCGGCCAGTTCGGCCGGCTGCACCTGGCCGAAGCTCGGCGAGACCAGCACTTCGCAGCGCTCGTGCAGGCGGTGCTCGCGGCTGGTCCGCATGGCCCAATCGAAGTCAGCGCGGTCGCAGACCACGAACTTGATCTGGTCGGAGGGCTGCAGGTGGTCGAGGTTCTCCCAGCGGTTCTTCGCCAGTTCGCCCGAACCGGGCGTCTTCAAGTCGATGACCCGCTGCACGCGCAGATCCACCGGTGCGATGTCGATCGCGCCCGAGGTTTCCAGAGAGACGCTGTAGCCGACATCGCACAGGCGTTCGAGCAGGGTGAGGCAGCGCTTCTGCGCCAGCGGCTCGCCGCCGGTCACGCAGACGTGGCGCGCGCCGTGGCGAGCCACTTCGACGAGGATGTTCTCGATGTCCCACCATTCACCGCCGTGGAAGGCATAGGCGGTATCGCAGTAGCCGCAGCGCAGGGGACAGCCGGTCAGTCGCACGAACACCGTGGGCCAGCCCACGCTGCGCGATTCTCCCTGCAGGGACAGGAAGATCTCGGTGAGGCGGAGGCGGTCGCTCTGGGCGATGGGATTCGGGATTGGGGATTCGGGATTCACAGCGCTGTCGCTCGCACGACTGGGTAGCGGATTCGTGGCTGGGCGTTCCGTGCTCATCGGGCCCCGAACGAAAGGGCCTCGGCGAGATGGGCGAAGCGCGCCCTAGAGCGATAGTGGAAGCGGGCGAATGCCTAATCCCGAACCCCAAGACCGCCGGCTCTACCGGCGGTCTTCCAGCCGCATCGCCCGCAGTCGGCCCTGGGCCAGACGTGCGACGGTGGTGTCGGGGTATTGCTGCATCACCCGGTTCAGCGTGGCCTCGGCCTCGTTCCACTGGCGCAGCTCGTACTGGCAGTAGCCCAGCTTGAGCAGACCGTCAGGCGCTTTGGTGCTGTTCGGAAACTTGCGTAGCAGGGTCTGGAAAGCTTCCAGCGCGATTTCGTAGTTCTGGGTGACGTAGTAGGACTCGCCCAGCCAGTACTGCGCATTGGGCGCGTACTCGCCGTCGGGATACTGCTGCAGAAAGCTGTTGAAGCGACGCGCGGCTTCAGCGTAGCGGCCTTCCTTCAGCTCGTCGAAAGCGGCGTCGTAGGTGCGTCGCTCGTCTTCGGGATTGCCGCGCACGCTTTCAATCGCGGCCGGCGCGGTGTCGCTGCCGCCCAGAGCGGCCGTGCCCACCAGACCTTCGACCGGGGCGCGCACTTCCGGCTCTTCGAACGTGGTGGTGTCGGTGGGCGGTGCGCTTGGCTGCGATGCATCGCTGTCGAGAGCGATCTCATCCACCGGCGCGAGCGAATCGGCGCCAGCGCCAGCCTCCGGTTCGGACCCGGGTGCCGCCGCGCCGCCGCCCTCAAGACGGCCGATACGGCTGTCGAGGTCGAGGTACTGGTCGCGGTTGCGCTTGCTCAGGGCTTCGATCTCGAAGGCCTGCTGTTCGACCAGGCCGCGCAGCGAAGCGATCTCCGCCTGCAGCTCGCTGATCTGGTTCAGAAGCTGGATATTGGCCTGGGCCTGGTCACCCCCGGCCTGCTGCTGCTCCAAACGCGCGACGCGGTCGGCCAGCGACAGACGGGAACCTTGGGCGGCCACCGGAGCGGCAACGGCGACCCAGAGGGTCGCCGTTGCCAGGCAGCCTGCGAGGAGGCTGTACGCGCGCATCAGCGGGCGGTGTAGACGATCTCGACGCGACGGTTCTGGCCCCAGCAACCCTCGGCGGAATCGGTGCAGGTCGGACGCTCTTCGCCGTAGCTGACGACGGTCAGCTGGCTGGCGGAACCGCCGTTCGATAGCAGGGCGCCATTGACGGCATTGCCGCGGCGCTCGCCCAGACCCATGTTGTACTCGCGCGAGCCGCGCTCGTCGGCGTGGCCTTCCAGGGTGATGCGGGCCGACGGACGGTCGGTCAGGTACTTGGCGTGGCAGGCCAGGATCGAAGCGAACTCGGACTTGATATCCGACTTGTCGAAGTCGAAGTAGACAACGCGCTTGACCAGGCAGGGGTCACGGTCGAGGTCTTCCGGGGTGTACTTGCCGTCGGTGGCCGGCTGCGTCTGGGTGGTGGTCGGAGCGGTGGTGGTCTCTTCCGGCTTGACAGTCTCCTTCTTGGAGCAGGCAGCCAGGGCGGCCACGGTCGCGGCGGCGATCAACAGGCGGGTCATCGTGTTCATTGGAGCAGGGTCCTTGGGGTTGCGATCGGATGCAGTCTTATGGGTGCAGCGGTAACGGTGAGCCCATCCTCGAGCGGGGAACTTCGAATCACACGCTTTCCAGCGCTTGGACCCGGAGTGCAGCGCCAGCGCCGATCTCGCGACCGAATCCGGGCTGCTCCCGCCGTCCTTAGGCCTTGCGGCTTACGGACCATGCCCCACGACGTCCTGTCGTGAGGGTGGCGCAGACCTTGACGGCCACGCCAGGGTGAAACGCACTGAGCGCGTGCTGCGATCAGCGCTGCCGATACGGCGACCAGGCGGGCTCCCGGACGTCACCATCGGCGAGAACAAGACGCTGACGCACCCGCGCATCAGCCGACACAGCGTAGAGAACGCCACGACGACCCTCGCGGGCGGCGTACAGCAGCATGCTTCCGTTCGGGGCAAAGCTCGGCGACTCGTCCAGATTGCCGACCGACACCAGATTCTGGACGCCGGGGTTGCCCACGGTGCGGTCCAAAACCGCAATACGATAAACATTTCCCTGACCCTGCGCCATCGCCAGCTTCTTGCCCTCACAGCAGATCGTGGGGCGGGCGTTGTATTCGCCAAGGAAAGTCACCCGGCGGGCCTCGCCGCCGGACGCCGGCAGCTCATAGATCTGGGGCTTGCCGGCACGGTCGGAGGTGAAGAAGATCGAGCTGCCGTCCGGCGCCCAGGTAGGCTCGGTGTCGATGCCCCAGTGCTGGGTCAGTTGCGTCAGCTGCTTGCTGCCGAGGTCCATCACGTAGATCTCGGGGTTCCCTGTGCGCGACAGGGTCAGCGCCAGTTTGCTGCCGTCGGGCGAGAAGCTGGGCGCGCCGTTGATGCCGCGGTAGCTGGCCACCAGCTCACGCTGGCCGGTGCCGATGTCCTGGATGTAGATCGAGGAATTGCCGCGTTCGAAGCTCACATAGGCGATGCGACGGCCGTCGGGGCTCCAGGCCGGCGATAGCAGCGGCTCGCGCGAGCGCACCACCGGCTGCGGATTGAAGCCGTCGGCGTCGGCGACCATCAGCGCGTACTGCATTTCGCGGCCCAGGCCCGTCGCGGTCACGTAGGCGATCCGCGTCCAGAAGGCGCCACGCACCCCCAGGACACGTTCGTAGATCTGGTCGGAGATCTGATGGGAGACGTCACGCAGGCTGCCGGAGCGGCCGATCATGGCGAGTCCCAGCATGCGCTCCTGCTTGGCGACGTCAAGCAGTTCGAACTCGACGCGGTAGCCGCCGTCGGTGCCGTCCAGCACCCGACCCACGACCAGGAAGTCTTGCTTCAACAGACGCCAGGTGGCGTAGTTGACGTCAGCCGAGCGGATCGGCTTCTCGATGACGTCCTGCTCGGAAAGCGCACGGAACGAGCCGCTGCGGTTGAGATTGGAGCGGATCACCGCGCCGATGTCGGTTTCGGGCGCTGCGCCCGCGCCCAGGTACTCGAAGGGCACGATGGCGATCGGCAGCGCCGCTGCATTGCCATCGACGATGTCGATCTCCAGCCGCTGCGCCTGCGCGGTGGACAGAGCCAACAGAGCGCAGGCGGCGATCAGCAGGGCAGCGATGCGGGGCAGCGTCGGGGTCATGTCGGGCCTGGAGTGCGATGGGCGCAGCCGCGGGCCAGCGGGCCTCGAAAGGCGACTGGAACCGAGGGTTAGCGTGAAGCGCGAACATTACACCAGGGGCCGCCGCGAAGCTGAACGGAGGCCCCCGTGCGGATGAGCTTCCGGCGCTGGGCCTTCAACCGTCGAAGCGGAACGTGAAGCGAACCTGGCGGGTGAACACCGACTGGAAGCCCTCGTAAGGCAGCGGATTCGCCTTCATCACCGCGGCTTCGATCGAACGGCGGGTCAGTTCGTCGGCGTTGCAGGGCGAAGCGACCGAAGCGCTGATCACCTCTCCGCCTGGAATCTGGACGATGTCGACCGTGCAGCGGATGCCGGCTTGGGCGGTTTCGGGGCGTAGCCAGTTGCGCTGCACGCTTTGCTGGATTGCGACTTGATACCGCCCCAGCAGGCTGTCATCGGTGCCGCGATTGCCCACCTCCGCCACGTTCTGCGTCGCCGGCTGTTCGCGATCCGAATTGCCCGGACGGTTCTGCGCGTTCTGCTGATTGCGCCTGTCTTCCAGCTGCTTCAGTCGCTCCTCTTCGATCCGGCGCTGGCGTTCAGCGGCCTCGCGCTGCTGGCGGATCTTGTCGAGCTCGGCTTGCTGCTCGCGCTGCTGCTGCTCGCGCAGGCGCTGCAGGCGCTGGGCTTCTTCCTGCGCCTGCTGCTCAAGCAGCACCTGCTCCTGGCGGCGCTTCTCGCGCTGTTCCTGCTCCAGCCGCTCGGCTTCGGCCAGCGCGTTGCGCGCGGCCCTTTCGGCATCTTCGGTATCAGGCGTGGGCACCGGCGCCTGCGGTGCGGCCTGCGGCGGGGCTTCGGCTGTCTGCGGGCTGGGCGAAGGCGTCGGCTGCGGTGCAGGCGCGATCTCGCGCTCGGCCTGGCGCGCGGGACGAGGCGGTGTCGGTGCGGACGGCTGCGCACCGCCCATCACCAGGGTCGCAGTGATCGGTTCGCCGCGGACCGACGGCGACTCTGGCGGCTTCTGCCACAGCATGCCGACGAACAGCAGGCCGAACAGGGCCAGATGCAGGCTGATCGCCAGCACCAGTGAGACCAGCTTGTCCTCGCGGGTTTCCATTGCGCGTCTGGCGGCCCTGTCAGTTCGCCTCGGGCTTGCTCATCAGCCCGACCTTGGTGACGCCGGCCTGCTGCAGCAGCACCATGCCCTGATAGACGGTGCCGTAGTCGGTGCGGCGGTCGCCTGCCACCATCACCTGCACTTCGGGGTTGTTGCGCACGAAGGCGCCGACCTTGGCGACCAGACTCTCCGCGTCGATCTCCTCGGCAGCGGCGCCCTGCAGGGTGAGGAAGAAGCGGCCGTCGGAGGAGACCTCGACGATGATCGGGTCCTTCTGCGTCTCGACCGGGCGCGCGTTCGACTCAGGCAGTTCGATTTCCACGCCCAGGTTCAACAGCGGCGCGGTGACCATGAAGATGATCAACAGCACGAGCATCACGTCGATGTAGGGGACGACGTTGATCTCGTTTTTCAGCTTGCGCTTGGTGCGCTTGCGCATGGCGATGGATGCTCCGGGGCCGCGCGATCAGTCGTCGACGTGGGCGTGACGCTGCAGGATGGTCGAGAACTCTTCGGCGAAGGTCTCGTAGCGCGTGTGGATGCGCTCGACGCGGGTGGCGTAGCGGTTGTAGGCCCACACCGCCGGGATCGCCGCGAACAGGCCCATGGCGGTGGCGATCAGGGCCTCGGCGATGCCGGGGGCGACCGTGGCGATGGTGGCCTCCTTGACGTCGGCCAGGCCGATGAAGCTGATCATGATGCCCCAGACCGTGCCGAACAGGCCGACGTAGGGGCTGATCGAGCCCACGTTGGCGAGGTACTCGAGGTTGTGCTCCAGCGAGTCCATCTCGCGCGACAGGGCCGTGCGCATGGCGCGCTGCGCGCCCTCGAGCTGGGTACGGTTGTCCATGCCCTTCTTCTGGCGCAGCCGCGCGAACTCGCGGAAGCCCGCCTCGAAGATCGCCGAAAGGCCACTGGCGCGCTCATCCTGGTTGCCCAGCTCGCGCATCAGCGCGCTCATGTCGGTGCCCGACCAGAAGCGCTCCTCAAAAGCGTCGGCCCCCTTGAAGGCGCGGTCGAGTACGCGCTTCTTCATGAGGATGATCACCCACGACGAAATCGAACCCAGCACGAGCAGCAGCATGACGAGCTGCACCGGCAGGCTGGCGTGCAGGATCAGATCCAGCACGTTGATGTTTTGCGAGATGGGCATGGTGGCGGTGTGCTCCGTAGCCTTCAGAACAGGGAATGGGTTTCTACGTCGGTGAACAGATCGTCGGGCAGTGGCTGCGGCCGGAAGCTGCTGGCCACCAGACACACCGCGCGCACTTCGGCGCGCAGCACCAGTTCGTCGCTGCGCCAGATGCCTTGCTCGAACACCAGGCTGGCGCCGCGCCGCGACTTCATCGAGGTGCGCACTGTGAGTTCATCGTCCAGCCGTGCCGCGCGCAGAAAATCGAGCTGCATCGCGCGGATCGCGAACAGCAGGTCGCGGTCCGTCGCGAGCGCCTGCTGGTGGATGCCCAGCGCGCGCAGCCATTCGCTGCGGCCGCGCTCCAGGAATCGAACGTAGCTGGCATGGTAGACCACCCCGCCAGCGTCGGTATCTTCCCAGTAAACCCGCACGGGCCAGCTGAATTCGCGTTGAATGTTTCCGCCGCTGGACGTCTGCATCAGTCGCCCGAGAACAGATCGGGCGGTGGGCCGCCCTGGGGTTTCAGGCCCAGCATCTTCCAGGTGCGGCTGGTGGCCATGCGGCCGCGCGCGGTGCGCACCAGATAGCCCTGCTGGATCAGATAGGGTTCGACCACGTCCTCGATGGTGCCGCGGTCTTCGCTGAGCGCGGCGGCCAGCGACTCCACGCCAACCGGGCCGCCGTCGAAGCTTTCGACAATCGTCTTCAGCAGGCGACGATCGAGATCGTCGAAGCCCTCGGCGTCGACCTTGACCATGGCCATGGCGGCCTGCGCGGCCTCCAGCGTGATCACGCCTTCGGCGCGCACCTGGGCGAAGTCGCGGGCGCGCCGCAACAGGCGGTTGGCGATGCGCGGGGTGCCGCGCGATCTGCGCGCGATCTCGGCGGCGCCTTCCGGCGCGCACTGGATGTTGAGGATGCGCGCCGAGCGCCGCACGATCGCGGTGAGCTCCTCCGGCGAGTAGAACTCCAGGCGCTGGACGATGCCGAAGCGGTCGCGCAGCGGACTGGTGAGCAGGCCCGCGCGCGTGGTCGCACCGATCAGGGTGAAGGGCGGCAGGTCGAGCTTGATCGAGCGCGCCGCCGGGCCCTCGCCGATCATGATGTCGATCTGGTAGTCCTCCATCGCCGGATAGAGGATTTCCTCGACCACCGGCGAGAGCCGATGGATCTCGTCGATGAACAGCACGTCGTGCGGCTGCAGATTGGTCAGCAGGGCCGCGAGGTCGCCGGCGCGTTCGATCACCGGCCCCGAGGTCTGCCGCAGATTCACGCCCAGCTCGTTGGCGATCACATGGCTGAGCGTGGTCTTGCCCAAGCCCGGCGGCCCGAAGATCAGCACGTGATCCATGGCTTCGCCGCGCTTCTTCGCCGCCTCGATGTAGATCTTCATCTGCTCCCGCACCGGCAGCTGCCCGAGATAGTCATCGAGCACGCGCGGCCGGATCGAAGCCTCAAGCCGGGCTTCGTCGAGGGATTCCTCGGGGGAGACGATTCTTTCGGTCACTTGGGGGCGGGGATTGGGGATTCGGGAGTGGGGATTCGCGGCCGGCGGGGTGCAGGCTGCTGGGGTCCCTTATGCAGCGCGGCAGTTTACGGGGTTGGGGGGAAGAGCGGAGCGTTCGGTCGGCGGGCCTCGCGGGCGCAGGCAGCAGCGCCGGGCTCCGCTTCGGAGTGTTCTCCCGCTGGGAGGAGGGCTCGCAGCCCAAAGTCACCGATCTGAGCCCCTCTCCCGCCGGGAGAGGGGTTGGGGTGAGGGGCAGGGCGGAGCGGTGCATCGCAGGGTCACGAACCTGAGCCCCTCTCCGCGTGGAGCGAAGCGGCCCGCTCGTGGGCTGCCGGCGGCAGCCCACGGGCCGATGAGCGCGAGCGACGCGAAGGACGGGGTTGGGGTGAGGGCTGGGTGTCCTCAACGGGTGCTTGGAGACGCCCATGAGGATGTCTGGCCCGTGGTGTGGAGCTTGTGCTCCGCCCGGACCCTCTCCCCAACCCCTCTCCCACCGGGAGAGGGGCGCAAACTCCAGTTCCGACCTCAATTCCAGGCCCCAGAACTGCTCAACTTCAGCCACTGCAGTCCGTAGCCTGCGATCTCACCCCGCGGCAGCGGCAGGTGCCCGAAAACGAATCCCCACTCCCACATCCCAGGCTCTCAAGTCCGCAGCGCGGACTTGAGAGCCTTGCGAATGATCGCCTCGGCTGTATCGCCTTCCTCGCGTGCCTTCTCGGCCATGCGCTGGGCTTCCACGCCCTTGTAGCCCAGCTGCTGCAGGGCCACGATCGCCTCGCTCAAGGGGTCAGCGGGTACTGCGGCACCCGGCGTCGGCACGAAGCTCAGGCCGCTGCCGCCCATGTTCGAGGCCTTGTCGCGCAGCTCGACCAGCATGCGCTCGGCGGTCTTCTTGCCGATGCCGGGAATGCGCGTGAGTGCGGTGACGTCGCCGGCTTGCAGCAGGCGCGCGAACTCGTCCACCGACACGCCCGAGAGCACGGCCAGCGCGATCTTGGCGCCGATGCCAGTGACCTTCTGCAGCTCGCGGAACAGCCGGCGCTCGCCGTCCTTCAGGAACCCGTAGAGCGAAACCGAGTCTTCCTTCTGCGCGTAGTGGGTGAACAGGCTGACCTCGCGGCCGACCTCGGGCAGGTCATAGAAGGTGCTCATCGGCGCCTCCAGCTCGTAGCCGACGCCGTGCACGTCGACCACGATCTGCGGAGGGGCCTTGTGGATCAGGGTGCCGCGCAAGCGACCGATCATCGTCTGCTGCCTCGACGTCGAATGAGTTGGGAAGCCGCCACGCCGGTGCGGGCGGCCAGGGTCCGGGTATGCGCGTGGGTGATCGCTACCGCCAGCGCGTCGGCGGCGTCGGCCTGCAGTTTGCCGTCGATGCCGAGCAGCACGCCGACCATGTGCTGCACCTGGGTCTTGTCGGCGGCACCGCGGCCGACCACGGCGCCCTTGATCTGCATGGGCGAGTACTCGTGCACGCCGATATCGCGCGCCACCACGGCGCAGATCGCCGCGCCTCTCGCCTGGCCCAGCTTCAGCGCCGAGTCCGGATTGCGCGACAGGAACACGCGCTCGATCGCGACCTCATGCGGGGCGAAGCGATCGATCAGCGACCACAGGCCGTCGAGAATCCCGCGCAGGCGCTTCGGGAACTCGTCCTCCAGTCCCACGTGAAGCGCCTCGTGATGCACATGCACGCAGCGGCCGGTGCTGTCGGCATCCACAATGCCGACGCCGGTGCGGACCGAGCCGGGGTCGATGCCGAGGATACGGGTGCTCACGCCGCGGCCTGCTCGGCCGCGCCGGGATTGGGGATTGGGGATTCGGGATTCGCAGCCTGCCCGCGTTTCGCGTTCTGGGCCCGAGGCGTGGTGCG contains the following coding sequences:
- a CDS encoding winged helix-turn-helix transcriptional regulator produces the protein MKKAAVKSVKAASKGVRKTLSKPAGKPAKRPAPAPQKNASDVTAGPGWTFLSNHTHVLVALAAEPDLTLRDIAQRVGITERGVIRIVEELEQGGVLSREREGRRNRYALNLDASLRHPLEQHCRIGELLDLILRR
- the typA gene encoding translational GTPase TypA → MIQNLRNIAIVAHVDHGKTTLVDQLLKQSGTFGEREKVAERVMDSNDLEKERGITILSKNTAIRWTSPAGEEYRINIVDTPGHADFGGEVERVLSMVDSVLILVDAMDGPMPQTRFVTQKAFAMGFRPIVVINKVDRPGARPDWVLNQTFDLFDRLGATDEQLDFPVVYASGLNGYAGLTEDVRGGDMTPLFEAIIKHVAPPPVNMDGPFQMRITSLDYNSYVGIIGVGRVQRGKIRTNMPVTVIDRDGKPRNGKVLQVLGFHGLQRHEVKEAQAGDIIAISGIEGLGISETVCEQGNAEQLPVLTVDEPTISMTFQVNDSPFAGVKERSGGKFLTSRQLRDRLIRETQHNVALKVEDTEDADKFKVSGRGELHLSILIETMRREGYELAVSRPEVILKDVDGQIMEPIESLVVDLEEQYQGGVMSRLGERKALLQNMEPDGKGRVRMDFMIPARGLIGFQTEFRTITAGTGLLFHVFDHYGPKAEGTIGQRQNGVLISNGTGPSPAYAQIAMQERGRLFLDPGEEIYEGQIVGIHSKDNDLTVNALRGKQLTNFRASGKDHDEGLIPPIKFSLEQALEFIDDDELVEITPVAIRLRKKHRTENERKQASRRGD
- a CDS encoding peptidylprolyl isomerase codes for the protein MSELIAHFATAKGPIRVKLHAEACPVTVANFVNLVQRGFYNGLSFHRVIADFMIQGGCPEGSGRGGPGYRFEDECTPSLRHERGVLSMANAGPGTNGSQFFITHVPCGWLDGKHTVFGKVIDAADQKVVDAIAGGDRIESVSIEGHAAAVLAAQAKRVAEWNAILDARRP
- the queC gene encoding 7-cyano-7-deazaguanine synthase QueC, coding for MNPARAVVLLSGGMDSATVLAIARAAGHEVYALSVAYGQRHTSELAAAAKLAKSLGAVAHKVVNIDLRSIGGSALTDDIEVPEHGGEGIPITYVPARNTIMLSAALGWAEVLGAQDIFCGVNAVDYSGYPDCRPEFIAAFERLGNLATKAGVEGRRLRVHAPLIDLSKADIVRRGIELGVDFSETVSCYRADAEGRACGHCDACRLRAAGFEAAGVADPTRYLG
- the queE gene encoding 7-carboxy-7-deazaguanine synthase QueE → MSTERPATNPLPSRASDSAVNPESPIPNPIAQSDRLRLTEIFLSLQGESRSVGWPTVFVRLTGCPLRCGYCDTAYAFHGGEWWDIENILVEVARHGARHVCVTGGEPLAQKRCLTLLERLCDVGYSVSLETSGAIDIAPVDLRVQRVIDLKTPGSGELAKNRWENLDHLQPSDQIKFVVCDRADFDWAMRTSREHRLHERCEVLVSPSFGQVQPAELAEWLLAEKLPIRFQMQLHKQLWGEAQGR
- the ybgF gene encoding tol-pal system protein YbgF, with the protein product MRAYSLLAGCLATATLWVAVAAPVAAQGSRLSLADRVARLEQQQAGGDQAQANIQLLNQISELQAEIASLRGLVEQQAFEIEALSKRNRDQYLDLDSRIGRLEGGGAAAPGSEPEAGAGADSLAPVDEIALDSDASQPSAPPTDTTTFEEPEVRAPVEGLVGTAALGGSDTAPAAIESVRGNPEDERRTYDAAFDELKEGRYAEAARRFNSFLQQYPDGEYAPNAQYWLGESYYVTQNYEIALEAFQTLLRKFPNSTKAPDGLLKLGYCQYELRQWNEAEATLNRVMQQYPDTTVARLAQGRLRAMRLEDRR
- the pal gene encoding peptidoglycan-associated lipoprotein Pal: MNTMTRLLIAAATVAALAACSKKETVKPEETTTAPTTTQTQPATDGKYTPEDLDRDPCLVKRVVYFDFDKSDIKSEFASILACHAKYLTDRPSARITLEGHADERGSREYNMGLGERRGNAVNGALLSNGGSASQLTVVSYGEERPTCTDSAEGCWGQNRRVEIVYTAR